The Leptodactylus fuscus isolate aLepFus1 chromosome 3, aLepFus1.hap2, whole genome shotgun sequence genome has a segment encoding these proteins:
- the LOC142196616 gene encoding sulfotransferase 6B1-like, which produces MESNSQFIQEVEKVVEAAKKIPKEDLIFTYNGVLYPSVTCDIDTFKALENFEAREDDLMLVAYPKCGSNWTLLILHSIVRAFYKKEPLAAIPLIEFKAPDKFEKLKADSSPRVLGTHLCYDDLPQTFFDKKVKMLVVFRNPKDTAVSLFHFYNNNPMLPTYDSWDEFFPDFMAGNVVWGSYFDHAVAWNKHLEDDSILLITFENMKEDLEGSIRRISEFFGISMTEEQVKETAEKGTFKSMKENSGKTHGAFGQIIFRKGDVGDWKNYFSEAQSQEVDAKFEECLAGTKLGEMLKYNVHCKW; this is translated from the exons ATGGAGAGTAATTCTCAGTTTATTCAAGAAGTGGAAAAAGTGGTTGAAGCAGCCAAGAAGATTCCCAAGGAGGACTTGATATTCACATACAATGGAGTGCTCTATCCATCGGTGACATGTGATATTGATACATTTAAAGCTCTTGAAAACTTTGAAGCACGTGAAGATGATCTGATGTTGGTAGCATATCCCAAATGTG GATCCAATTGGACTCTTTTAATATTACACAGCATTGTGCGCGCTTTTTACAAAAAGGAACCATTAGCTGCTATTCCATTAATTGAATTTAAAGCTCCCGATAAATTTGAG AAGCTAAAAGCTGATTCTTCACCAAGAGTCTTGGGAACGCACTTATGTTATGATGACCTGCCACAGACATTTTTTGACAAGAAAGTAAAG ATGCTTGTGGTGTTTCGTAATCCGAAAGATACAGCTGTGTCACTTTTTCACTTCTACAATAACAACCCAATGCTTCCTACTTACGATAGCTGGGATGAGTTTTTCCCAGATTTCATGGCTGGAAATG TTGTCTGGGGGTCATATTTTGATCATGCAGTCGCCTGGAATAAACATCTTGAGGATGACTCCATTTTGTTGATCACATTTGAAAATATGAAAGAG GACTTGGAAGGATCAATTAGGAGGATAAGTGAATTCTTTGGAATTTCAATGACTGAAGAACAAGTGAAGGAAACTGCTGAAAAAGGAACATTCAAGTCTATGAAAGAAAATTCTGGGAAAACGCATGGTGCCTTCGGACAGATTATTTTTAGAAAAG GGGATGTTGGAGACTGGAAAAATTACTTCTCAGAAGCTCAAAGTCAAGAAGTGGATGCAAAATTTGAAGAGTGTTTGGCAGGAACCAAACTTGGAGAAATGCTGAAGTATAATGTCCATTGTAAATGGTAA